From a single Apium graveolens cultivar Ventura chromosome 2, ASM990537v1, whole genome shotgun sequence genomic region:
- the LOC141707607 gene encoding uncharacterized protein LOC141707607: MSPTSRHSWDYISRADSPSSLSSFSRASYSPESSVCKEAKKRLSERWSMMASHGSCQEKRHMRRSSSTLREMLSISDMNNFPRPEENSSHGQETRESTSSLITISNGKNNCDDATPRDFSRSKSVPVSSTSYGTRPELEVSDPKMEKTEIMEVTKAKSVKSSLKGRVSSLFFSRNKRSSKHVLSESNGATDSATFPRIDAKPSEHNSDIVPSNKAFSSVLFRNESKSTPSPSKAGFSVSKYLKNESCSENQEQPSPISVLEPSFDEDDQSIPEFYNNLKADENGSEHSSNFTKLNLIDKSPPIESIARTLSWDDSCTETANPTPYPLKSAMLPIGTEEEKQECFFLVEALLSAVGLNSEVQSDKLISSLYSLDSPLDPSLRENYIDLNNWGTLHGVQQRQRKSTLKLVFDCVNSVLTDLGGCGSATCQRGMFHSDSPCKIHDHTSSTIVDSVWNQIKEWFCGEVMGVFGYNSLVVERVVSKEVAGKRWVEHLTIEIEDILKEIENNLLEELVQEAAEECNYLSKIIKLN, encoded by the exons ATGTCCCCTACTTCTAGGCATTCGTGGGATTACATAAGCCGGGCTGATAGCCCTTCTTCTCTTTCCTCCTTCAGCCGTGCATCTTATTCACCTGAGTCATCAGTTTGTAAAGAAGCAAAGAAGCGATTGTCTGAAAGGTGGTCCATGATGGCATCTCATGGAAGCTGTCAAGAAAAAAGACATATGCGGAGGAGCTCTAGTACTTTGCGTGAAATGCTTTCTATTTCAGATATGAACAACTTCCCAAGACCCGAGGAAAATTCTAGTCATGGACAAGAGACTAGGGAATCTACCTCATCTTTAATTACCATATCAAATGGAAAAAATAATTGTGATGATGCTACTCCTAGAGACTTTTCAAGGTCAAAATCTGTTCCTGTATCTTCTACTAGTTATGGTACTAGGCCTGAATTAGAAGTTTCTGATCCTAAGATGGAGAAAACAGAAATCATGGAGGTGACAAAGGCCAAAAGTGTTAAATCATCATTAAAGGGAAGAGTTTCAAGCTTATTTTTTTCAAGGAACAAAAGATCTTCTAAACATGTATTAAGTGAGTCCAATGGTGCAACTGATTCTGCTACATTTCCCAGAATTGACGCTAAACCATCTGAACACAACAGTGACATAGTACCATCAAACAAAGCATTTTCTTCAGTTTTATTTAGAAATGAATCGAAATCGACGCCAAGTCCTTCCAAG GCTGGGTTTTCAGTATCAAAGTATTTGAAAAATGAAAGTTGTAGTGAGAACCAGGAGCAACCAAGTCCAATATCAGTCTTGGAACCATCTTTTGACGAGGACGACCAAAGCATACCTGAGTTCTATAACAATTTAAAGGCAGATGAAAATG GATCAGAGCATTCGTCAAATTTCACCAAATTAAACCTGATTGATAAGTCACCACCGATCGAATCCATTGCTCGGACTCTTTCATGGGATGATTCTTGTACAGAAACAGCCAACCCCACCCCATATCCATTGAAATCCGCCATGTTGCCGATAGGAACAGAGGAAGAAAAACAAGAATGTTTTTTCTTGGTTGAGGCACTATTGTCAGCAGTTGGCTTGAATAGTGAGGTGCAATCTGACAAACTTATTTCTAGCTTGTATTCCCTTGACAGCCCTTTAGACCCATCATTAAGAGAAAATTACATAGATCTGAATAACTGGGGAACACTTCACGGGGTTCAGCAAAGGCAAAGAAAATCTACACTAAAGCTTGTGTTTGATTGTGTCAATAGTGTATTGACGGATCTAGGTGGCTGCGGGTCAGCTACATGCCAAAGAGGAATGTTCCATAGTGATTCCCCTTGCAAGATTCACGATCATACATCATCAACAATTGTGGACAGTGTATGGAACCAAATCAAGGAATGGTTTTGCGGTGAGGTGATGGGTGTTTTTGGATATAACAGCCTGGTTGTGGAGAGGGTAGTGAGTAAAGAGGTAGCGGGGAAGCGTTGGGTCGAACATTTGACAATAGAAATAGAAGATATTCTAAAGGAGATCGAAAATAACTTGCTGGAAGAGCTTGTGCAAGAGGCTGCGGAAGAATGTAACTATCTAAGCAagataattaaattaaattaa